Genomic segment of Hydractinia symbiolongicarpus strain clone_291-10 chromosome 5, HSymV2.1, whole genome shotgun sequence:
CAATCCCAACTCTCTACATCCTTACTAGTGTTAAATATGGTGTGTTTGTTATCGTCGTGTTATAAGTCCATGTAGTGGTCACTTGTATCTGATACTCACTCATTATTTTGATTTGCAGCTTGCTTTTGAATCACTTGCAGTTATCAGCAACGCTTTAAGATGGCTTGAAGCTGGTGATTTAGCTGTATGTAGGTATGTGGCATGTACTTTAAAATATCTGATAGTTTTTGTATTGTCATCTACGCATTTCACTCTTTGAAACAAGTACGCAAATTTTCAATACATTTAGAGAAAGGTTATTTTAACCCACCACCACATTCTCCAACCTCCCAACACATTCTCCAACTCACCACTATATTCTCCAACCCACCAGTGCATTCTTCAAAGCACCACCACAGTCTCCAAATTCATCAGCACATTCTTTAACCTACCTCCACGTTCTCCAAATCCACCCCCACATTATTCAATTCACCACCACATTTTTTAATCCACCACCGCATCCTCCAACGCACCAGTACATTCCTCAACCAAGCAGCGCATTCTCCAACCCACTATCATGTTCTCCAATCTACCACCACATTTTCCAACTTTTACAACTACCATGCTCAAATTTTTaacgtttaactttttttttgatttagctTTGGGGAGGAAGCACGACTTATTCATTCGTTTGACGAACCCTTCAGTGAACATTCAGGAGCTTCCATTCTGCAGCAATTTACTTttgaacaaaagaaaacaaaaatagctCAGTTACTGAACATGTGTACGGTCTTGTTGAACGACGCAAAGTCGCATCAGAGAAGTGGGAACGCGGTGTCGCAGTTGTTACTTATAGTTTCAGATGGCAGGGGAATATTTTTAGAAGGAAAAGAGGTATGTGATGTAAACCTGTAAAATTAACCAAAGGAGACGGAATGAACAATTATTTCTACATCAAGTTGATAACTTTAACATAAGGTGAACTTTTCTTCTGGGCAGCCGAGCTAAGTGTATTTGCACATGCGCACTtcacaaaaataattctttgcAAGCCATGTCAGTTAATTTGGACGTGTTTTCATTCATAAATCTCTGCATGCATGTTATCCTGAAATTAGTTTTAGAAGTTCTTCTAAGTTTTTACTCTTAGGTTTCTGTTTTACATAAGAAGTTTcgtgttttcaaaattttacctTGTTTTTCTGTTAGTCTTATGGTAGCTGCTTTCTAGAAGATGTctgttgtaacttttttttaGGCGGTGTTGAAAGCAGCGTCACAGGCTAGAGAGTCTGGTATTTTTACCGTCTTTCTTATTATGGACGATCCAAAAAATCGCAACTCTATCCTCGACATAAAAGTTCCAATCTTCAACCCTGCTGGTGGCATTCCAGAAATTAAATCATATATCGAAGAATTTCCGTTTCCATTTTACCTGCTTCTTCGAGACATCAATTCTCTACCTAATGTTCTTAGTGATGCGTTGAAGCAATGGTTTGAATTAGTGACGCAAACCACGTGATCAAGAGTTGGTGCGAACCAGGCGTATCTATTGTATGAAAACTGTACTGGTTTCTATATGTTGCATTAAGAGTAATCGCGAATAAGATGTTTTGGGgtgaaatattttcaattcGACGACATTTTATTTATCGTATTTAAAGCATAAAATTTTAGACAGTATAATTTTATATACAtagaaaattttataaacttCTTGACTTAGATATGaaaagtaaattatttttaacctgaAAACAATTTCTTTATCGTGTTTAATACGTATCTTAATATACGAAATTTTTGGGTGTTATTTTTGTGCCCGAAAGGCGAGGGAATAGTTAAATTTCCATGAAATTAGCCTATTTATCGTGAATTAAGTGCAAAATTGTTTTCCCCAAACCCTAGAATTTGAATTTAATTGTGCTGTAATGGCAAAGAAAGAAACTTGTTAAAGAAGTCTTTATCTCTTATGCTAATGAAAAACGCTGTACCCTAAAAATActgattttgcaaaaatttgatGTACGATTTTACGATGTTCGTAGTGTTATATTCTACGTTGCGCTTGTATGTGCACATGTAGACGCCATCTTGTTGGTGGAGCTGGATTAACAACATTACTAAATATGCAGCatgttaagaaagaaaaaaatatgcctaAAATTATCTAGACAGTATTGTCATTGCATCCTCTGTAACAtgaatttgattttgttttatttaattttttttgtgtgttccaGATTTTACAAGGTATACATCTGTCTTATTTTAACGCGATTCTtgtattttattgtctttcttttctttttacccCATCATTTCATCGTCAAATTTCGGTTTGGAAGTTTGGAAATATTTGTCTCAGAACAACCTGCCGGGAAGAAATCAATGCGGATTTTATGTTTGcgaaaattgtctcatttgcaaacataaattatgcaattattttAAGCAAAGACGAACATTTGCTAATTTTCAATTCGCATTTTAACTTATTTCTGGCTTGTTCGTAGCCAAGatacccagcataatttttcttatcacCAAGAAATCGaaatagttaaggtgggaaaagtTACGCTGGATTATTCTGCGGTCAGAATACTGACAGTgtttttttgattggttaattctattgttcttcgcTCACGTGGTCGATATAGGAAAAGGTTTTGTTTTAGCGAGAAAGGTTTCACTTACCTgaagaaatataaataatttttgtactATTTAAGAGGGAGACATGTGACCACGCCTGTTTTGTGCTTATTGGTTGATTGTAATTCACGGGGTTGCACTGAGGtggatttaaattttaaggatttgctctgacatttgtttgcgtcGGAGCTTTCGTTTAAGAGAAACCGAATTAGATATCCTCgaaaaaagcttagttaactaggctagctTGTTTGCAATTTGCCTGTAAATCCGCCATCGCTTAGAATATCACAGGAGTAGAAGATCTGTGGAGACTTTGAggatataaacaaaacaattgcTATTTAAGGTTTCTATTAAGTAACTTTCACTATTTTTATTCTACAATTTAATCAATTTTCGATGTCCTATTTGCAAACCTAATACCACAATCTTTTATTGCGCAAGCATTTTATTTCCTTAATGTGGGTTTGTTTGAGTGGTTATGCAATAGTGAAGGAGAATAACTATACAGACACCTTACATAATCCGCGATAAGCACAGTTAACTTTGTTACCACAAGTAAACGAACTTTCGATTTGCTTAGACTTCCCTTAGTTAATGATGACAATATTTACTGACGCTAGCTCAAGCTCTTACTCAAGTTCCTAATCTACCAGGACCGTAAGGTACGTTTGATGCGCGGTTGGTGCGTGTTAAacattaaacaagaagccctgagggctctaagaatttccgcgcgctaccaaaatatttgatgaaaacctgctaattcgttgtgttattgtgccaaacattcgaaagggtttggtgcatgaacctgaagataaagcacaccagtgacatatcttacaacaaacgcaaacaaaacgaaacgtgtcataataaacttacattttaaaagaaattgctaacaaaaaatacagcctatcattcatggttgaaagtcttgcgattgaaacgtttatggtctaaaacggcattagttgacaaaaaatcaaaattttgatgtgaccatcattttcagcatactttttttattaactgtgtcaatttttgtcgaaaataaagcagttttaatttttggataaattttggcctgaaatgacatttaggttacaaaaaatcaaacttttgtaccatcatcattttcagcatactttatttgttaactgtgccagatttagccgaaaatgaagtgattttaatttttgtactaattttggcctaaaatggcatttaggtgacaaaaatcaaaattttatgtcaccattatgttcagcatactttttttgttaagtttgccaatttttgttgaaaatgaagtagttttaatttttggaccaattttggcctaaaatgacatttaaggtggaaaaaaactaaaattttgatgtcaccatcatgttcaccatactttttttgttaattgtgccaaaatttgtcaaaaatgaagtagttttaatatttgcaccaactttggcctaaaatgacatttaggtaacaagaaatcaaaattttgatgtcaccatcatgttcagcatactttaattgtttactgtgccaaattctgttaaaaataaagtagttttaatttttggaccaattttggcctaaaatgacatttaggtgacaaaaatcaaaattattatgtaaccattatgttcagcatactttttttgttaactgtgccaaattttgtcgaaatcaaatacaaattttggcctgaagcgtcaatactagacttcccagtagttaaggagcttgggtacgaagtttacatctgtgacgacgtgaaatcccagggtcgattttttctcaaaaaatgctccgaaagaaaaaaacgacggttttaaagaatttcctacgccttcgggcgcggaaattcaataaatgGCCCACTCTGCTGCGAGCTTGGTGCATTGGAAGCCTACCGGTAGCATAGTTTTCGTCAGTGCATTCCAAAATTTAACAAGATATCAGAAGAATCGATAAAAATAATAGTCACTTGTTCCCAGATGAGAAAGTtattttaaattgaagttgtCAAAAATTAAAGTATTTAGTTCTGAAAATTTAATATCGCCACGTTTGAATacagtttttttatgtttacataaACAGGACTGCCgagaattcttttttaaaaaaaattctaacgtGCGTGAtccttaactttaaaaaaacagttctgtgttgttgtttttttcctcTTCATTCAATTTCAATCATTTTTTCAAAAGGAGGAATCACAAAATTAATTACATTTTAATTGAGGTGTGAATAACTACCGACGCAGCAAAAATTGTGAATAAAATTCATTCACTTAAGAAAATCAGCATTCTTGATAGCAACATTTCTATGCAAAGTTCACGGGGCAAatatttgtataaaaataaactttttaggATACACAACATAAAATGTAATTCGCGTAAAACTTTAAACTCAAGATAGCATTTTGTAGCATTTAAACACCTACGATGGTGTGCAATTACCAAGGGAAGAAAATGAGATTAACATCTGCGAGTTGTCATAAACAATGTACAATTCAAAATGGCGGTCAAcctaacaacaacagcaactgcAAATACACCAAcacaaacaacaacagcaaataACATAGCAACTAGAAgagttcttctttcttcttggTTTCCACTTACGTTCTTTGGTTTATTTATTACTGTATGGAATGGACTTCTCATAATTGCGTTcattatcaacaaaaaaatcCGCGGAAAGTCATCGAACATTTTAATATTCAATTTCGCACTGACTGATTTTTTTGTCGGAGTTATTTACATCCCTATTCTTTGCGTATCCAAATATAACGCCGATGAAGAAATgactgtgtttttattcatcTTTGCTTTGTACGTGACAGAATTTTGTTTGGTTTTAACGGCAGCCGAAAGGTATTTTTCTTTGAATTATATTCTTCAAGATCATCATTTGAGTGCGAACCGTTTGTATCGTTTTATTTTCGCCTCATGGATTGCAGGATTTATTCTTACCATGATACCTGCTGCATCATATTACTCAGAAGATGTGGAAAAACGGAAAACCATATTAGAAAATCATGGTATCTTTCTCTTCTTGGTATTCATCATTCTTGTACCCGTAATATTTGTCCTCCATGCTATCACCATAGTAAAAGCGAAGAAATTATTCACCGCGAAACGTTCATCATTAAAAAACGTTGCAGATGCAAAAGTAGCTATTCAAACACAGACTGAATTGAACACCatcaaagaagaaaataaaatcattttaatttttcaaacctacacacttctcttctttttgTGTTTCTTACTTCAAATGGTGGTGTACTTATCTGATTTCATCGGTGACGTAAGTTCGATGGTAACCGAAACGGCGATGTATTGGTACCTATCAAAGAGTATAATTTTCCCGGTTGTCGCACTGTGGGAGAAAGAATACCGGCAGACGGTTTACACGTTTTTAGGAGGTCGATAAACTGAATACGCTAAAATTACTTTcaaaacctcgttcccaggacctTTTTATCTTGGTTGATTTTGCAAAAGGGCATCGTCTTAGATATCAAAAAGGGGAAAAATACTCTAGGGACTATACTGCAGTTTACTGggataactttttatcaaccaACACCGAACTTAAAGACTTACAGAAAAAAGCCAATATTTAAAACAAGACTCTGGTAAACGACTATTCAATCCagcttgttttcgttttttgtttctaaaaaataatttgtagaCTGGTATATAATTTgttatgaagtttttttaacttgtaaGATTTTTAACGTGTATATACAGTTTGTAGAATGTTATCTTTACGCAAAAAGAAAATTCAGTTTTGAATATTGCTAATATTTAGAGTGATGACTCATGTCCTTTTGCTAATAATCTCAAATGACATGGTATCGTCATCATCCTCCCCCTCCCCTCcttatcattatcatcatcatcatcatccacccttgtccccagggtttttttgaCTTCTTGATGTGAAAGAAGACGTcgaaaaataccctggtatcgtTGACCAGATATTGAAATATTATTGGCTTTTACATTTTGACATAGTTATTACGACTTTTTTCCTTTGTCAGCACTTTTCATGTCAAGTTTTTGAGCCGTGGTCCATTATATTTGTAAACACTTTGTTATGAAGCTagtgaaatttataaaaaacatttggcTTTACTTTGttagatttattaaattataacTGACTAGTTCATGGAGTCGCGTTGTACATTAAGAAAGAGTATAGActgctgaaataataaaaacagcCCTGTCTTTTATCAAGTGTTTGTAGCTAGTAGAGATAGCTAAAACAAGATTGTTAATATGTTTAGCACGTAGTAGGTGATGGAAAATGTACTGCAGACGTGCTGATAACATCTCTCTTTGTGCATTTTAGCTTGgtaatttgtttacatttacagCTCTTTGCTAACTCAAATTTTTACGATtggattatttatttatttattcctcgtgaaaagtaataacaaaataattttttgaaatcagATGCACAAGAATAAATCCTACGAATATCTATATTTCTGGGGACcttatttgcaaaaatttatcaaatatttaataaaattaatgaatTTATTCAAgacaaaaaatgcaataaaattctttaaatttcaatAATACCTTAACCGTGTTTCTGCAGAGCCAGGTAAAATCAACCCGCTCCACCCACAATCTCAAAAAATggcaaacattttttgtttagaCTCTATCAGGCAATTGCAATCATAAGAATTGCTCATAAGGTTTTTTGTATATGTATCTTTGCCCAAATTGATATACTGTGCAGTATTTTTTATAACCCACTTTACTTAACAGATGTTTTCCTCTTTAGGAAAATTTTCCATAAAACGAAAAgaacaaaacagaaaattttctaCTTATAATTTCCATTTCATAATATAGTACATTTTTATACAGAAAGTAAACACACTTTAcgcaatttttttcacaaaacaaaaTGCTAAAGGCTGAAATTCACGATCCGTTTAAACGGAAGGTCAAGCATCCTCCTCccaagccgctagcgcttacttgacgacTAAACTAATTAATTAATTGCGCCGCCCGCCttgatatcaaaaaggcaagaaaccctggggacgaggttgaaggTCAAAGCCTGACATGTGACCTGTGGGGGGAAACTTTGTGAAAGGTTTCTAGACTACACGTAATCCGTTCAAAGTGCAACATGATTCAATTTTGAATCGTGgcaagcaaaataaaaagacatGTCGCTACGGTTGGTGCATTTTTTTAGTTACTCAGGTAGTTTTTCTTGCATTTCGTCTCAAAGCTTTGTCCTACCCCAGGGTCTCGTGCGTTCTCAGGGCTCCTATACTGTTTTTGATACTCTGGCCCAACAAGTGTAATAAAGACGAGTAGTGTGGTGGACGGTCTCATCCAATGAGTCGTCTATAACAAATTTTTGCGTAGTTGGTGATTGACAAATCACAGGTAAGGGCAATAGCCAAAATACATAAAATTCTTACAGTCGACGAGATCTGTGTGTGAGTTCttacaatttttgaaaattccAGCATACttaaaaatcaagaaattaAAGCAATATGATTCAACTAACGCAATAAACAGATCAACACTCGATGTTATACAAATAATTGGTGTTAGTTTCCAAGCTCCTATTTCTAATATTCCATTTTCCAAAGTGACACACGACACGTGTATGTTTTATTGACGTCTATACAATGACATGATTATGAACTCACTTTTTAAAAGCCTTAGAACTAGAAAAAAGAGACTGAGAGTGTAaaactaattttgtttttgtttgcagaGTTAAACGAAAGTGTGTTAATTAAATGTGCAGTCTTTGCAACTCTTGCGATTACATCCGCCCCTCATAAACTGTCACACCTATGGGGTACtgttgtaataactagtactggtaaAATAACtggtactggtgtaataactagtactgttgtaataactagtactggtgtaataactagtactgttgtaataactagtactggtgtaataactagtactggtgtaataactagtactggtgtaataactggtactggtgtaataactagtactggtgtaataactagtactggtgtaataactagtactggtgtaataactagtactggtgtaataactagtactggtgtaataactagtactggtgtaataactagtactggtgtaataactagtactggtgtaataactagtactggtgtaataactggtagtggtgaaataattagaactggtataataactagtactggtgtaataactggtagtggtgaaataattagaactggtataataactagtactggtgtaataactggtagtggtgaaataattagaactggtataataactagtactggtgtaataactggtagtggtgaaataattagaactggtataataactagtactggtgtaataactggtagtggtgaaataattagaactggtataataactagtactggtgtaataactggtagtggtgaaataattagaactggtataataactagtactggtgtaataactggtagtggtgaaataattagaactggtataataactagtactggtgtaataactggtagtggtgaaataattagaactggtataataactagtactggtgtaataactagtactggtgtaataactagtactggtgtaataactagtactggtgtaataactagtactggtgtaataactggtagtggtgaaataattagaactggtataataactagtactggtgtaataactggtagtggtgaaataattagaactggtataataactagtactggtgtaataactggtagtggtgaaataattagaactggtataataactagtactggtgtaataactggtagtggtgaaataattagaactggtataataactagtactggtgtaataactggtagtggtgaaataattagaactggtataataactagtactggtgtaataactggtagtggtgaaataattagaactggtataataactagtactggtgtaataactggtagtggtgaaataattagaactggtataataactagtactggtgtaataactagtactggtgtaataactagtactggtgtaataactagtactggtgtaataactagtactggtgtaataactagtactggtataataactagtactggtgtaataactggtagtggtgaaataattagaactggtataataactagtactggtgtaataattagaactggtataataactagtactggtgtaataactggtagtggtgaaataattagaactggtataataactagtactggtgtaataactggtagtggtgaaataattagaactggtataataactagtactggtgtaataactggtagtggtgaaataattagaactggtatagtaactagtactggtgtaataactagtactggtataataactagtactggtgtaataactagtactggtgtaataactagtactggtataataactagtactggtataataactagtactggtgtaataactagcactgttgtaataactagtactggtgtaataactagtactggtgtaataactagtactggtgtaataactagtactggtgtaataactagtattggtgtaataactagtactggtgtaataactggtagtggtgaaataattagaactggtataataactagtactggtgtaataactggtagtggtgaaataattagaactggtataataactagtactggtgtaataactggtagtggtgaaataattagaactggtataataactagtactggtgtaataattagtactggtgtaataactagtactggtgtaataactagtactggtgtaataactagtactggtataataactagtactggtataataactagtactggtgtaataactggtagtggtgtaataactagcactgttgtaataactagtactggtgtaataactagtactggtgtaataactagcactgttgtaataactagtactggtataataactagtactggtgtaataactagcactgttgtaataactagtactggtgtaataactagtactggtgtaataactagtactggtgtaataactagtactggtgtaataactagtattggtgtaataactagtactggtgtaataactggtagtggtgaaataattagaactggtataataactagtactggtgtaataactggtagtagtgaaataattagaactggtataataactagtactggtgtaataactggtagtggtgaaataattagaactggtataataactagtactggtgtaataactggtagtggtgaaataattagaactggtataataactagtactggtgtaataattagtactggtgtaataactagtactggtgtaataactagtactggtgtaataactagtactggtataataactagtactggtataataactagtactggtgtaataattagtactggtgtaataactagtactggtgtaataactagtactggtgtaataactagtactggtgtaataactagtactggtataataactagtactgg
This window contains:
- the LOC130646305 gene encoding histamine H4 receptor-like, which encodes MAVNLTTTATANTPTQTTTANNIATRRVLLSSWFPLTFFGLFITVWNGLLIIAFIINKKIRGKSSNILIFNFALTDFFVGVIYIPILCVSKYNADEEMTVFLFIFALYVTEFCLVLTAAERYFSLNYILQDHHLSANRLYRFIFASWIAGFILTMIPAASYYSEDVEKRKTILENHGIFLFLVFIILVPVIFVLHAITIVKAKKLFTAKRSSLKNVADAKVAIQTQTELNTIKEENKIILIFQTYTLLFFLCFLLQMVVYLSDFIGDVSSMVTETAMYWYLSKSIIFPVVALWEKEYRQTVYTFLGGR